Proteins from a genomic interval of Coregonus clupeaformis isolate EN_2021a chromosome 4, ASM2061545v1, whole genome shotgun sequence:
- the adarb1b gene encoding double-stranded RNA-specific editase 1 isoform X1: protein MALFSTGPQSLGSYYCLIRRRFKRRRKKRSERQGGAGARQPRAQQKLFTMDVDEEENMSSSSTDVKENRNLDNVSSKEGAAVGEQLPNGSGGGSRKRPLEEGNNGHTHSKFRAKKRKKTPGPVLPKNALMQLNEIKPGLQYKLLSQTGPVHAPVFVMTVEVNGQLFEGSGPTKKKAKLNAAEKALRSFVQFPNASEAHLAMGRTLTVNTDFTSDQADFPDMLFNGFETPAPPEDSFYLGSNGSGSLNSLGEYPMPSTPGANLAQAPLPPPSSFTSPSSGKNPVMILNELRPGLKYDFVSESGESHAKNFVMQVSVDSQQFEGSGRNKKLAKARAAQAALSALFNMQLDQTPSRQPIPREGLQLHLPQVLADAVSRLVVDKFSELTDNFTSPHARRKVLAGVVMTTGTDVKEAQVICVSTGTKCINGEYMSDRGLALNDCHAEIIARRSLIRYLYAQLEHFLSNNKEEQQKSIFMRCDKRGYRLKDNVQFHLYISTSPCGDARIFSPHEAGMEDQGDRHPNRKARGQLRTKIESGEGTIPVRTSNTIQTWDGVLQGERLLTMSCSDKIARWNVLGIQGSLMSYFTEPIYFSSIILGSLYHADHLSRAMYQRIADIEDLPQQFSLNRPLLSGISNAEARQPGKAPNFSVNWVVGDQALEVINATTGKDDMGRASRLCKHALYCRFIRLHSKLSSTLRIKVSKPSSYHDAKEAAVEYHNAKQTLIKVFHKSGLGAWVKKPIEQDQFSLNS from the exons GTTCGAGCAGCACTGACGTTAAGGAAAACCGTAACCTGGACAACGTCTCCTCCAAAGAGGGGGCAGCTGTAGGCGAGCAGCTCCCCAATGGAAGTGGTGGGGGCAGCAGGAAGCGCCCCCTAGAGGAGGGCAACAATGGCCACACGCACTCCAAGTTCCGGGCCAAGAAGCGTAAGAAAACGCCAGGCCCAGTTCTACCAAAGAATGCCCTTATGCAGCTGAATGAAATCAAGCCAGGGCTGCAGTATAAGCTGCTGTCTCAAACGGGTCCGGTCCATGCTCCCGTATTTGTCATGACCGTTGAGGTCAATGGGCAGCTGTTCGAGGGCTCAGGTCCGACCAAGAAGAAGGCCAAGCTGAATGCGGCAGAGAAGGCCCTGCGCTCCTTTGTCCAGTTCCCCAACGCCTCAGAGGCGCACCTGGCTATGGGCCGGACACTGACAGTCAACACGGACTTCACATCCGATCAGGCCGACTTCCCAGACATGCTCTTCAACGGGTTTGAGACACCCGCACCGCCCGAGGACTCCTTTTACCTGGGATCCAATGGCAGCGGCTCCTTAAACTCGCTGGGAGAGTATCCCATGCCCTCCACGCCAGGTGCTAACCTTGCCCAGGCCCCGttgccccctccctcctccttcacctcgCCTTCGAGCGGCAAGAATCCTGTCATGATCCTCAACGAGCTGAGGCCGGGCCTCAAGTACGACTTTGTGTCTGAGAGCGGTGAGAGCCATGCCAAGAACTTTGTCATGCAGGTGTCGGTGGACTCGCAGCAGTTTGAGGGCTCAGGACGAAACAAGAAGCTGGCCAAGGCCCGGGCCGCCCAGGCAGCTCTCTCAGCCCTCTTCAACATGCAGCTGGACCAGACACCCTCCCGACAGCCCATCCCCAGAGAGGGACTGCAGCTCCACCTACCCCAG GTTCTCGCCGACGCCGTCTCTCGCCTGGTGGTGGACAAGTTCAGCGAGCTGACGGACAACTTCACCTCCCCCCACGCGCGACGGAAAGTCCTGGCGGGGGTCGTCATGACAACTG GCACAGACGTGAAAGAGGCCCAAGTGATCTGCGTCTCCACGGGCACCAAGTGCATCAACGGCGAGTACATGAGCGACCGCGGCTTGGCACTCAACGACTGCCACGCAGAGATTATCGCCCGCCGCTCACTCATCCGGTACCTCTACGCCCAGCTGGAGCACTTCCTCAG CAACAACAAGGAGGAGCAGCAGAAGTCCATATTCATGCGCTGTGACAAGCGTGGCTACCGGCTAAAGGACAACGTCCAGTTCCACCTCTACATCAGCACCTCGCCCTGCGGAGATGCACGCATCTTCTCGCCGCATGAGGCCGGCATGGAAG ACCAAGGAGACCGACACCCCAACCGGAAGGCGCGGGGCCAGCTGAGGACCAAGATAGAGTCTGGGGAAGGGACCATCCCTGTGAGGACCAGCAACACCATCCAGACATGGGATGGGGTGCTGCAGGGAGAGAGGCTGCTCACCATGTCCTGCAGTGACAAGATCGCAAG ATGGAACGTGCTGGGCATCCAGGGCTCTCTGATGAGCTACTTCACAGAGCCcatctacttctccagcatcatcCTGGGTAGCCTGTACCACGCCGACCACCTCTCCCGAGCCATGTACCAGCGCATTGCTGACATTGAGGACTTGCCCCAACAGTTTAGCCTCAACAGGCCTCTACTGAGCG GCATCAGCAACGCGGAGGCGAGGCAGCCGGGCAAGGCGCCCAACTTCAGCGTGAACTGGGTGGTGGGCGACCAGGCGCTGGAGGTCATCAACGCCACCACGGGCAAAGACGACATGGGGCGCGCCTCGCGTCTCTGCAAGCACGCCCTCTACTGCCGCTTTATTCGCCTGCACTCCAAG TTGTCCTCCACACTGAGGATCAAGGTGTCCAAGCCCAGCTCGTACCACGACGCCAAGGAGGCGGCGGTAGAGTACCACAACGCCAAGCAGACGCTGATCAAGGTCTTCCACAAGTCGGGCCTGGGGGCCTGGGTGAAGAAGCCCATCGAGCAGGACCAGTTCTCCCTCAACTCCTGA
- the adarb1b gene encoding double-stranded RNA-specific editase 1 isoform X2, with the protein MALFSTGPQSLGSYYCLIRRRFKRRRKKRSERQGGAGARQPRAQQKLFTMDVDEEENMSSSSTDVKENRNLDNVSSKEGAAVGEQLPNGSGGGSRKRPLEEGNNGHTHSKFRAKKRKKTPGPVLPKNALMQLNEIKPGLQYKLLSQTGPVHAPVFVMTVEVNGQLFEGSGPTKKKAKLNAAEKALRSFVQFPNASEAHLAMGRTLTVNTDFTSDQADFPDMLFNGFETPAPPEDSFYLGSNGSGSLNSLGEYPMPSTPGANLAQAPLPPPSSFTSPSSGKNPVMILNELRPGLKYDFVSESGESHAKNFVMQVSVDSQQFEGSGRNKKLAKARAAQAALSALFNMQLDQTPSRQPIPREGLQLHLPQVLADAVSRLVVDKFSELTDNFTSPHARRKVLAGVVMTTGTDVKEAQVICVSTGTKCINGEYMSDRGLALNDCHAEIIARRSLIRYLYAQLEHFLSNNKEEQQKSIFMRCDKRGYRLKDNVQFHLYISTSPCGDARIFSPHEAGMEGDRHPNRKARGQLRTKIESGEGTIPVRTSNTIQTWDGVLQGERLLTMSCSDKIARWNVLGIQGSLMSYFTEPIYFSSIILGSLYHADHLSRAMYQRIADIEDLPQQFSLNRPLLSGISNAEARQPGKAPNFSVNWVVGDQALEVINATTGKDDMGRASRLCKHALYCRFIRLHSKLSSTLRIKVSKPSSYHDAKEAAVEYHNAKQTLIKVFHKSGLGAWVKKPIEQDQFSLNS; encoded by the exons GTTCGAGCAGCACTGACGTTAAGGAAAACCGTAACCTGGACAACGTCTCCTCCAAAGAGGGGGCAGCTGTAGGCGAGCAGCTCCCCAATGGAAGTGGTGGGGGCAGCAGGAAGCGCCCCCTAGAGGAGGGCAACAATGGCCACACGCACTCCAAGTTCCGGGCCAAGAAGCGTAAGAAAACGCCAGGCCCAGTTCTACCAAAGAATGCCCTTATGCAGCTGAATGAAATCAAGCCAGGGCTGCAGTATAAGCTGCTGTCTCAAACGGGTCCGGTCCATGCTCCCGTATTTGTCATGACCGTTGAGGTCAATGGGCAGCTGTTCGAGGGCTCAGGTCCGACCAAGAAGAAGGCCAAGCTGAATGCGGCAGAGAAGGCCCTGCGCTCCTTTGTCCAGTTCCCCAACGCCTCAGAGGCGCACCTGGCTATGGGCCGGACACTGACAGTCAACACGGACTTCACATCCGATCAGGCCGACTTCCCAGACATGCTCTTCAACGGGTTTGAGACACCCGCACCGCCCGAGGACTCCTTTTACCTGGGATCCAATGGCAGCGGCTCCTTAAACTCGCTGGGAGAGTATCCCATGCCCTCCACGCCAGGTGCTAACCTTGCCCAGGCCCCGttgccccctccctcctccttcacctcgCCTTCGAGCGGCAAGAATCCTGTCATGATCCTCAACGAGCTGAGGCCGGGCCTCAAGTACGACTTTGTGTCTGAGAGCGGTGAGAGCCATGCCAAGAACTTTGTCATGCAGGTGTCGGTGGACTCGCAGCAGTTTGAGGGCTCAGGACGAAACAAGAAGCTGGCCAAGGCCCGGGCCGCCCAGGCAGCTCTCTCAGCCCTCTTCAACATGCAGCTGGACCAGACACCCTCCCGACAGCCCATCCCCAGAGAGGGACTGCAGCTCCACCTACCCCAG GTTCTCGCCGACGCCGTCTCTCGCCTGGTGGTGGACAAGTTCAGCGAGCTGACGGACAACTTCACCTCCCCCCACGCGCGACGGAAAGTCCTGGCGGGGGTCGTCATGACAACTG GCACAGACGTGAAAGAGGCCCAAGTGATCTGCGTCTCCACGGGCACCAAGTGCATCAACGGCGAGTACATGAGCGACCGCGGCTTGGCACTCAACGACTGCCACGCAGAGATTATCGCCCGCCGCTCACTCATCCGGTACCTCTACGCCCAGCTGGAGCACTTCCTCAG CAACAACAAGGAGGAGCAGCAGAAGTCCATATTCATGCGCTGTGACAAGCGTGGCTACCGGCTAAAGGACAACGTCCAGTTCCACCTCTACATCAGCACCTCGCCCTGCGGAGATGCACGCATCTTCTCGCCGCATGAGGCCGGCATGGAAG GAGACCGACACCCCAACCGGAAGGCGCGGGGCCAGCTGAGGACCAAGATAGAGTCTGGGGAAGGGACCATCCCTGTGAGGACCAGCAACACCATCCAGACATGGGATGGGGTGCTGCAGGGAGAGAGGCTGCTCACCATGTCCTGCAGTGACAAGATCGCAAG ATGGAACGTGCTGGGCATCCAGGGCTCTCTGATGAGCTACTTCACAGAGCCcatctacttctccagcatcatcCTGGGTAGCCTGTACCACGCCGACCACCTCTCCCGAGCCATGTACCAGCGCATTGCTGACATTGAGGACTTGCCCCAACAGTTTAGCCTCAACAGGCCTCTACTGAGCG GCATCAGCAACGCGGAGGCGAGGCAGCCGGGCAAGGCGCCCAACTTCAGCGTGAACTGGGTGGTGGGCGACCAGGCGCTGGAGGTCATCAACGCCACCACGGGCAAAGACGACATGGGGCGCGCCTCGCGTCTCTGCAAGCACGCCCTCTACTGCCGCTTTATTCGCCTGCACTCCAAG TTGTCCTCCACACTGAGGATCAAGGTGTCCAAGCCCAGCTCGTACCACGACGCCAAGGAGGCGGCGGTAGAGTACCACAACGCCAAGCAGACGCTGATCAAGGTCTTCCACAAGTCGGGCCTGGGGGCCTGGGTGAAGAAGCCCATCGAGCAGGACCAGTTCTCCCTCAACTCCTGA
- the adarb1b gene encoding double-stranded RNA-specific editase 1 isoform X3: MDVDEEENMSSSSTDVKENRNLDNVSSKEGAAVGEQLPNGSGGGSRKRPLEEGNNGHTHSKFRAKKRKKTPGPVLPKNALMQLNEIKPGLQYKLLSQTGPVHAPVFVMTVEVNGQLFEGSGPTKKKAKLNAAEKALRSFVQFPNASEAHLAMGRTLTVNTDFTSDQADFPDMLFNGFETPAPPEDSFYLGSNGSGSLNSLGEYPMPSTPGANLAQAPLPPPSSFTSPSSGKNPVMILNELRPGLKYDFVSESGESHAKNFVMQVSVDSQQFEGSGRNKKLAKARAAQAALSALFNMQLDQTPSRQPIPREGLQLHLPQVLADAVSRLVVDKFSELTDNFTSPHARRKVLAGVVMTTGTDVKEAQVICVSTGTKCINGEYMSDRGLALNDCHAEIIARRSLIRYLYAQLEHFLSNNKEEQQKSIFMRCDKRGYRLKDNVQFHLYISTSPCGDARIFSPHEAGMEDQGDRHPNRKARGQLRTKIESGEGTIPVRTSNTIQTWDGVLQGERLLTMSCSDKIARWNVLGIQGSLMSYFTEPIYFSSIILGSLYHADHLSRAMYQRIADIEDLPQQFSLNRPLLSGISNAEARQPGKAPNFSVNWVVGDQALEVINATTGKDDMGRASRLCKHALYCRFIRLHSKLSSTLRIKVSKPSSYHDAKEAAVEYHNAKQTLIKVFHKSGLGAWVKKPIEQDQFSLNS; the protein is encoded by the exons GTTCGAGCAGCACTGACGTTAAGGAAAACCGTAACCTGGACAACGTCTCCTCCAAAGAGGGGGCAGCTGTAGGCGAGCAGCTCCCCAATGGAAGTGGTGGGGGCAGCAGGAAGCGCCCCCTAGAGGAGGGCAACAATGGCCACACGCACTCCAAGTTCCGGGCCAAGAAGCGTAAGAAAACGCCAGGCCCAGTTCTACCAAAGAATGCCCTTATGCAGCTGAATGAAATCAAGCCAGGGCTGCAGTATAAGCTGCTGTCTCAAACGGGTCCGGTCCATGCTCCCGTATTTGTCATGACCGTTGAGGTCAATGGGCAGCTGTTCGAGGGCTCAGGTCCGACCAAGAAGAAGGCCAAGCTGAATGCGGCAGAGAAGGCCCTGCGCTCCTTTGTCCAGTTCCCCAACGCCTCAGAGGCGCACCTGGCTATGGGCCGGACACTGACAGTCAACACGGACTTCACATCCGATCAGGCCGACTTCCCAGACATGCTCTTCAACGGGTTTGAGACACCCGCACCGCCCGAGGACTCCTTTTACCTGGGATCCAATGGCAGCGGCTCCTTAAACTCGCTGGGAGAGTATCCCATGCCCTCCACGCCAGGTGCTAACCTTGCCCAGGCCCCGttgccccctccctcctccttcacctcgCCTTCGAGCGGCAAGAATCCTGTCATGATCCTCAACGAGCTGAGGCCGGGCCTCAAGTACGACTTTGTGTCTGAGAGCGGTGAGAGCCATGCCAAGAACTTTGTCATGCAGGTGTCGGTGGACTCGCAGCAGTTTGAGGGCTCAGGACGAAACAAGAAGCTGGCCAAGGCCCGGGCCGCCCAGGCAGCTCTCTCAGCCCTCTTCAACATGCAGCTGGACCAGACACCCTCCCGACAGCCCATCCCCAGAGAGGGACTGCAGCTCCACCTACCCCAG GTTCTCGCCGACGCCGTCTCTCGCCTGGTGGTGGACAAGTTCAGCGAGCTGACGGACAACTTCACCTCCCCCCACGCGCGACGGAAAGTCCTGGCGGGGGTCGTCATGACAACTG GCACAGACGTGAAAGAGGCCCAAGTGATCTGCGTCTCCACGGGCACCAAGTGCATCAACGGCGAGTACATGAGCGACCGCGGCTTGGCACTCAACGACTGCCACGCAGAGATTATCGCCCGCCGCTCACTCATCCGGTACCTCTACGCCCAGCTGGAGCACTTCCTCAG CAACAACAAGGAGGAGCAGCAGAAGTCCATATTCATGCGCTGTGACAAGCGTGGCTACCGGCTAAAGGACAACGTCCAGTTCCACCTCTACATCAGCACCTCGCCCTGCGGAGATGCACGCATCTTCTCGCCGCATGAGGCCGGCATGGAAG ACCAAGGAGACCGACACCCCAACCGGAAGGCGCGGGGCCAGCTGAGGACCAAGATAGAGTCTGGGGAAGGGACCATCCCTGTGAGGACCAGCAACACCATCCAGACATGGGATGGGGTGCTGCAGGGAGAGAGGCTGCTCACCATGTCCTGCAGTGACAAGATCGCAAG ATGGAACGTGCTGGGCATCCAGGGCTCTCTGATGAGCTACTTCACAGAGCCcatctacttctccagcatcatcCTGGGTAGCCTGTACCACGCCGACCACCTCTCCCGAGCCATGTACCAGCGCATTGCTGACATTGAGGACTTGCCCCAACAGTTTAGCCTCAACAGGCCTCTACTGAGCG GCATCAGCAACGCGGAGGCGAGGCAGCCGGGCAAGGCGCCCAACTTCAGCGTGAACTGGGTGGTGGGCGACCAGGCGCTGGAGGTCATCAACGCCACCACGGGCAAAGACGACATGGGGCGCGCCTCGCGTCTCTGCAAGCACGCCCTCTACTGCCGCTTTATTCGCCTGCACTCCAAG TTGTCCTCCACACTGAGGATCAAGGTGTCCAAGCCCAGCTCGTACCACGACGCCAAGGAGGCGGCGGTAGAGTACCACAACGCCAAGCAGACGCTGATCAAGGTCTTCCACAAGTCGGGCCTGGGGGCCTGGGTGAAGAAGCCCATCGAGCAGGACCAGTTCTCCCTCAACTCCTGA